The window tccgcCCGaaccctccctttctctctccatctctcccgCAGCATGATTCCCAGCCGAGCCGCCGCGGCCCCGACGACGTCCCGGAAGTCGCCGGATCGGCACCGAAGGGGCACGtacaacagcagcagcagcagcaacaggtCGGCGCCGGCGAGCCCAAGTACAGGGGCGTGCGGAGGCGGCGGTGGGGCAAGTACACCGCCGAGATCAGCGACCCCGTCAAGAAGGCCCGCGTCTGGCTCGGCACCTTCGCCTCCGCCGAGGAGGCCGCCCGCGCCTACGACCTCGCCGCCGTCCGGTTCCGCGGCTCCAAGGCCAAGACCAACTTCCCCGCCTCCCCTACGACCGCGACGacgcccaggcccaggccccgGCCCGGATCCGCCGCCACGCCGCGGCGCGGAGGACCCCAGCAGGGCCGGCGCGCGTTCCCGCAGCGGCCGACCTGCAGCAGCCTGAGCAGCACCGTGGAGTCGTTCAGCGGGCCCCGGCccccgccgtccgccgccgccgcggcgccGCAGCAGCAGCCGGAGAAGAGGTACCGGAGGTCGCCGCCGGTGGAGCCGGAGGACTGCCAGAGCGACTGCGATTCGTCGTCGTCCGTGGTGGACGATTGCGGAGGGGGCGTCGAGGAGGGGTCCTCGTCGACGTCGTGGTTCAGGAGGAGGGTCCTTTGCCTTTGATCTGAATCTGCCGCCGTCGTCGGGCGGGGTCGACCTCGACGGCGAAGATCTGCGGTTGTGCCTGTGAGTGGTTGGGCGGCCCGTAAAGAGATATTAAAAGCCAtgtcttgaattattttttattttttttcctctctcccgATATTCTGCTCGTATTCTCATTGCGGAAATGGAATGAAAAAGATgagatgaaagaagaaaaagtcttTAACTTGATGCGCATTACTGGGCGATTTTTGCTTGAAAATCAACTGAGATTCCTGTGGTATGAATATGGTGGATATGCTGTTACATCTTCTTGCTGATGCCTGAAGGCATCTCTGCATATAGATCTGCAGAGGTGATGTTGATGTTGCAGTGGTCTGTCCTTAGATCAGCAGGTTTCCAACTTTTTCTGCGAAATTTCGTTTGCTAGGTGAAATAGATTCGAGGTTCGCGTTGTTGGGCATTCGATGCCAAATGAGTTCTTGTTGCTCGCCATGAATCGAGGGTCTTAATGCGTTTTCCGATCTGGAAATGCGACCAGACGGGATCGATTCTTAGCATGTCCTTATGCCATAAACAAGAAATGGTGATGTTTTTTGGTGTCTGGAAGCGTTTGTATTCGCTTGCGCTGCCTTGCCTTGCACGAGTTGCTCTCTGCTGATATGCCTGAAAATGGGCGGGGCTTGATGCGCGTGATCTTTTGTTCTGAGACATGAATTCAGGAATCGAGATTCGGTCGGAAAGCAGAGTTGGGGAATTCGGACCGAACGTGGTCGGGAAGTCGGTCAAGTTCATCGAGCACGGTCACATTACGCATTTAGTTAGATAAATCATTCCGGAACACGGGGGATTAGCCATTAGTAAGTTCATCGTGAGCTGGAGTTAGATTTTGGGAGGCTGTCTCCGGCCTATTTTCGActgaatttctattttgattgGGGACGGATGCTCTTGCCGACCcgcaaatttttgttttattcatGGAATGCGCTCAAACGTAACCTAAACCCCCAACAGCAGTTTCCAATCCAAACAACGAAAAGATCCCTTAAGACATCAAGAGTTGACCACCTGGATGCAATTGCTGTTTCAGGTAAAATGCAGTGTCTGCACAAAATTGCTGGGCGGAAAAAGGTGAATTGCTGATTTGAGAATTAGCAATCTTTCTATAGCCCTTACGAAACTTAGCACACGACTTCAAGATACTCGTTCAAGAGTTGACCACCTGGATGCAATTGCTGTTTCAGGTAAAATGCAGTGTCTGCACAAAATTGCTGAGCGGAAAAAGGTGAATTGCTGATTTGAGAATTAGCGATCTTTCTATAGCCCTTACGAAACTTAGCACACAACTTCAAGATACTCGTTCTTAGTCGTCCTTCCGAAGTGCCCCCTAGagtcttcttatttttcttcctgTTTCATAACTCGGGCGcttaataagttttatgatCCGGGCGCTAAAACCATGAATTGGGTCGCGTTGAGAGGTTTCACAACGCTCATCGGTTCGCATACGCGTCAGATAGGCAGGCCGGAGGTGCCATATGAACGAAGGAGGAATAAGTGGTGGTGGGTGTTAGTGCCAGCTCGCATGTCATATCAATTCGCTCACTCGGTTGCCATCTTTGAATTGTGGACGAGGGAAGCCGCCCGGAAACCGGCTGAACGGGTCGTATTCGGCATGGGGGATCGACTTTGCCTTATTTTTTCGTGTGGGGTGGGGagagggggtgggggtgggaGGGAAGGTGCCTCCGGGTATTCTGTTCTGCTTGTATTATTGTATTCGTTGCTTCCACTTTTGTTCGAGTGGGACAAgacccttctctctttctttctttttgcgaGGAGGGGGTGGGGGTGGCTGAAGATTCGAGTTTTGATGGGGGCGTGAGTTGGGGTTTTCGAGCCTCGAGCTGATCGAAGGCGTTGGCGTAGTGGGTTTGAATGGGTGATATGATGTGGCATCTGGTTGGGAGAGGGAAAGGTCATCCGGCGTGGGGGTAGGGGAGAGAAGGTGGGCGGCACGTTTTGACCACCCATTTGAGACCCGGCAAGACTTTGGGAAATGCATCATGTATTAGGCGATTGTGATGTCGACTGGAGCTGGTTGTCTAGCGGGATCGGATGGGGCCGGGCCGGGCTAGAGCTAGAGTTGGCGGGTCGGGTTTTCTCGTGTGAGAGCATTGCTCAAACCCCTTTATTTTACCCCCTCGAGATTGGGTGGTCGTTCACCTTCTGACGTCAATTTTAATATCTATTAGAGGGACTATGAATAATAATGCCCCTTTTTCGTATAACggtaaaaagagaagaaaaaagaactttGTCAATTAACCCTCACGCTTAGAATTATTGGTTTGCCAACAAAGACATGTAAAATTATGGCCCAAGTGAATGATATCAGTTTTAGGGACTGTTTTTTGAAATCGGTTGTTCTTTTGTATCAACGGGTGTATGAGACTTATGAGGTCGTCCTCAAGAGAATGTATGAGTGTGGTAATTCCGAATTCGTACTCAAGTCTTGAGCTATAGGAATAAAcacacttaagtaatccattgATCATGGATCCTATGTTCTTATCAAGGCCAGCTTATTAGATGACTATCTCTTCCTAGCAGTGGCcgaaaaaattaatccaacattGGCAATTACTAGTGCATTTGATTTGttcaggggaaaaaagaagagaaggaggtAAAagtagccttttttttttgctaaaattgaaaatatatcgAAAATTTCAAGTAAGAACTTGAAAtaccctcatttttttttcaaataagaatttcaAGTAGATTTGTATTTAAATAAGAATCAAATAATCATGTCGGTTACAAACTAAGATTCGGAGTGTTTATAACAATTTTGAATGAGGGTTTGATTTTATTGGTTGCCGGTTGactaatttttccaattgattGAGGGCacttttgtcaaaagaaaattttatttttaaattatttcaatttttattttctctttctctttcttttcttcctcgtCGATTGCTGCCTATGGTCACCTCCATTGTGGCACTTGTTGGCCACGAGgaggcaaccctcacctagatctggtgGGGGCTAGCCTCGCCCAACCCTCTCCAAGCATCGTCGGTGGCTAGTAGTTGACCACCGGCAAAAGGAAAGGgataaccataaaaaaaagggtaaatgaagaaaatgtccTAATCAACTAAAAATTCAGGTTATCTTAGAAAATAATAgcacttcaaacccttatttggaacaaaatctaCCTCGggtttttatttagaatttttccaaatatatcCAACTATTGTGGAATAAAATTATACCTGAACGTATGCAAATCTTTTAAAGGTTTCAaaaagtttccttttttttttctttacctttcgCATTGGGGGAGTAAAAGGAACAAGTTTTACCTGATGCTACTTGATAGTGACatatacataaaaataatttcattttcccTTGGTAGGCTTGTTCCCCGGCGACGCAGAATAGTTCGGGCGGTCGATGAAAATGGAGGGCTTTCGGCCCGTCGTGAAGAGGCAAATGGAGGGACGCTCTTGGACCGCAACGAATGTCGCGTTTCGTACTTCGCAGGTTGTATCTGCTGGCCCAATATGAAGCCACAGTCTTCTAGTCAACGCACTTCATATTCGACATCCatcacgtctctctctctctctctctctctctctcattatgCTGAAGCTTCGGTTTCACCGCCCTGAACGTCATCTGAACTTTTATTTGTTCGAGCGTGCTAGTCATTCGCCCTTCGCATCGAGTACAAATGTGCGGGGATTGAGTAATTTGTAGCTTCATTGACGGGGCATTTCGTTCTACGAAACCTGTACTATAATCTCTTGATCCCACCGCGAGATGGGTGTTTGATTAGAGAGCAATCTTTTCTAGCGACACAAACCCATCCGCAGGTAAACTTGGGAAGACGATTTGGTTAACTTTGAACGATAGATCTccccatttattttaatctttccCCCTCAATCAAAGCCCATACGAATCATTTTCTCGTGGACAACTCACATGCATCGGAGCCAAGCAGAATCCAATCTTTCCATATGCAATACCCACCTAATCGACCTCGTCCCGCGATTCACAGGCGGCCACCTGCACCTGCGCCGATCACCCAGCACACGTTGACTTGTTTAATGGAGCTTCTTTCTGATCTCTGCGGtgtctttctttttg of the Eucalyptus grandis isolate ANBG69807.140 chromosome 10, ASM1654582v1, whole genome shotgun sequence genome contains:
- the LOC120289142 gene encoding ethylene-responsive transcription factor 3-like; this translates as MATSSKLLELRAPGYGHLIGGQEGHLRPASCSSLSNPIPSIHPSIRPNPPFLSPSLPQHDSQPSRRGPDDVPEVAGSAPKGHVQQQQQQQQVGAGEPKYRGVRRRRWGKYTAEISDPVKKARVWLGTFASAEEAARAYDLAAVRFRGSKAKTNFPASPTTATTPRPRPRPGSAATPRRGGPQQGRRAFPQRPTCSSLSSTVESFSGPRPPPSAAAAAPQQQPEKRYRRSPPVEPEDCQSDCDSSSSVVDDCGGGVEEGSSSTSWFRRRVLCL